The Actinomycetes bacterium genome includes the window GGCGTCCGGAAGCGGTACGTCGGCCGCGTCGGCCGCCACCAGCGGGAAACTCATCCCATGCTCGCGCTGGCAGCGAGCCGCGGTCACCAGCTGCGCCGGTGTGACGTCCACGCCGACCGGCCGGGCACCCAGCCGCTGCAGCCAGGCGGAGAAGTACGCCGTCCCGCAGCCGAGCTCCACGACGTCGAGCCCGGCCACCTCGCCCAGGGCGCCGATCTGCCACTCGGGGACGGCGAACAGGCCCCACACCACCTCCTCGCGAGCCCAGGCGACCCGGGCGTGCTCGTCGGTGTGCTGGGCGTTGACCAGCGTCCACAGCTCGCGGTTGACCGCCGCGTCATCGAGGTGTGCCGCGTCGGGGCTGCTCCGCTCCATGGGAGAAGTCACGCACACCGCGCGGGGCTCAGCTGCACCGGGGACCCGATGAGACAACCGGCCCCTCCTGCTCGTAGCGTCGTCGCTGACGCGGCGGGCCCGGCGCCGCCCGAAGCAGCGGGAGAACGCATGGCGACGCTGACCGTGTGGCGGTTCCCGACGCCGACCGGGGCGGAGGACGCCGAGTACACCCTGGACCAGCTGCAGCGCCAGCAGCTGATCTCCGTCCACGACGCCGCGATCGTGAGCTTCCCGCTGGGGGCGACGAAGCCGACCACCAAGCAGCTGAACAGCCTGACCGGGGCAGCGGCCCTCGGTGGGGCGTTCTGGGGTCTGCTGTTCGGCCTGATCTTCTTCGTCCCGCTGCTCGGCGTGGCCATCGGCGCCGGGCTCGGAGCCCTGGCCGGATCGCTCACCGACGTGGGCATCGACGACGACTTCATCGCACTCGTCCGGACCCAGATCACGCCAGGGACGTCGGCGCTGTTCGCCTTGACCTCCGACGCGGTGGTCGACCGGGTGCGCGAGGCCTTCGCGGGCCAGGAGATGGAGCTCATCTCGACCAACCTCAGCAAGGAGCAGGAGGACCGCCTGCGCGAGGTCTTCGGATTGCAGTGAAGCCCCTCGACCCGAGGCTGCTCGCCCACACGAGGGCCAGCCGGCACCACCTCGTCGCCGCCAGCGCGATCACCGTCGCGACGGCCGTGCTCCTCGTGGTGCAGGCCTTCGCGGTCGCCGACGTGGTGGTCCGCGGGTTCCAGGACGGCGCGACGCTCGGCGCCGTACGCACGCCGTTGCTCGTCATCGCTGTCGTCGTGCTCCTGCGCGCGAGCCTCGCGTGGGCGGGCGAGGTGGCATCGCACCGGGCGGCCGCCTCCGTGAAGTCCCAGCTGCGTCGCGACCTGCTCGCCCACGTGGTCGGACTCGGGCCGGACTGGCTCTCCGGACGGCGCACCGGCGAGCTGGCCACGCTCGCGACGCGCGGCACCGACGCCCTCGACGGCTACTTCTCCCGCTACCTGCCGGCTCTCGCGAGCGCCGCGGTCATCCCGCCGCTGATGGTGCTGGTGATCCTCAGCCAGGACCTCTGGTCGGGGCTCATCGTCGTCCTCACCCTGCCGCTGATCCCGGTCTTCGCCGCGCTCATCGGGCGGGCGACCGAGCGACGCGCTCAGCGGAGCTGGCGGGCGATGGCGACCCTCGCCGGCCACTTCCTCGACGTCGTCGACGGACTGCCCACCCTCCTCGTCTTCCGCCGGGCGAAGGCCCAGGTGCGCACGATCCGGGAGGTGACCGACGAGAACCGCGTGGCCACCATGGCCACGCTGCGCCTGGCCTTCCTGTCCTCGGCGGTCCTGGAGTTCATCGCCACCATCTCGGTGGCCCTCGTCGCCGTCTCGTGCGGGCTGCGCCTGGTCGACGGGCGCCTGGACCTGCGCACCGCCCTGGTCGTGATCATGCTGACCCCGGAGGCGTACTGGCCGCTGCGCCAGGCCGGCGCCCAGTTCCACGCCAGCGCCGACGGGCTCGCCGTCGCCGACCAGGTCTTCGCCGTCCTCGAACGCCCACTGCCCGTGCCGGCCTCCGCGCAGCAGGTACGTCTCGACGGGGCGACCATCTGCGTCGAGGGCTTGATCGTCTCCTACGACCGGGCGAGGCCGGCGCTCGGCCCGCTCGACCTCACGGTAGGACCGGGTGAGTTCGTCGGGGTGGCCGGCCCCAGCGGCTGCGGCAAGTCGACCCTGTTCTCGGTGCTGCTCGGCTTCGTGCCCCCGACGGCGGGACGGGTCCTGGTCGTGCCCGCGCACGGTGCGGGCGTCGACCTGACCGACGTCGACCCGCGGCACTGGCGCGCCCAGGTGTCCTGGCTGCCGCAGAGCCCCTGGTTCGCGCGAGCCTCGATCGCCGAGAACGTGCGGCTGTCCGACCCCGACGCCGGCGACGACGCGGTCCGCGACGCGCTCGAGCGCGCGCAGGCCTGGGAGTTCGTGGCCCGTCTGCCCGAGGGGGCCGACACCGTGATCGGCGAGGGCGGGTACGGCCTCTCGGCCGGCCAGCGCCAGCGGCTGGCGCTGGCAAGGGCGTTCCTGCGCGACGCGCCCCTGGTGCTGCTCGACGAGCCCACCGGCCACCTGGACCCGGAGAGCGAGGCGCTCGTCGACGAGGCGGTCCGCACCCTGGCGCGCGGACGCACCCTGCTGGTGTCGGCGCACCGGCCGTCCCTGCTCGCCGACGCCGACCGGGTCGTCCGGCTCGATGCCCCGCTGCTGGCGGAGCCGGTGCGATGAGGCACGACGCGGCCGACGTCGCGCGGCTGGCCGCCGCCGGGCGGCCCGCGCGGACCCGCCTCGGGCTGGGCGCGCTCGCGGGCGCGGGCGCGCTCCTCGCCGGGATCGGCCTGACCGCCACGGCGGCCTGGCTCATCGCGCGCGCCTCCCAGCGGCCCCAGATGGTCGAGCTCAGCCTGGCCGTCGTCGCCGTCCGCTTCTTCGGGGTGACCCGTCCGGTGCTGCGCTACGTGGAGCGGCTGGTCTCGCACGACGCCGCCTTCCGCGTGCTGGCCGACGTGCGGTCGCGGGTCTACTCGCGCCTGGTGCTGCGACCGCCCGCCCGGCTCGGCACGCGCCGGCGCGGGGAGCTGCTCTCGGGAGTGGCCTCGGACGTGGACGCCGTCGAGGACCTGCACCTCGGCGTGCTCGAGCCCGCGGCGGTGGCCGGCGTCGTCTCGGCCGGCGTCGTCGTCTTCATGACCTGGCTGCTGCCCTCGGCGGGCTTGGCGCTGCTCGCCGCCCTCCTCGTCGCCGGCGTCGCGGCGCCCTGGGCCGCGGCTCGGGCCGCCCGGCACGCCAGCGCGGTCGTCGCGCCCAGACGCGCCGAGCTCAGCGCGACGGTCGTGGACCTGCTGCGCGGCGCCCCTGACCTGGTCGCGCTGGGTGCGGCCGAGCGGTGGCTCGCCGAGGCGGACGCCCTCGACGAGCAGCTCACCACGGCGAGTCGGCGCAGCGCGTGGGCGACCGGACTCGGCACGGGGCTCGCCGCCCTCGCCGCCGGCGGGGCGGTGCTGGCCAGCGCGGTGCTCGGGGTGTCCGCCGTGTCGGGCGGCCAGCTGGCCGGGCTCGCGCTCGCCGTCGTGGTCCTGGTGCCGCTGGCCGCGTTCGAGTCCCTCGTCCCCCTGCCTCGGGCGGCCGTCATGTACGACGGCATCCGCCAGGCCGCCCGCCGGCTGTTCGCGGTCGTCGACGACCCCGCCGCCTACCCCGAGCCCGAGTCCCCGCGACCGCTTCCGGACGGCCCGTACGCGCTGCGCCTCACCGACGTGCGCGCCCGCTGGAACCCGGACGGGCCGCTCGTGCTCGACGGCGTCGACCTCGACCTCCCGCCCGGCCGCCGGGTCGCCATCACCGGCGCGTCGGGGTCCGGCAAGTCGACCATCGCCGCGCTGCTGCTGCGCTTCCTGCCGGCCGAGTCGGGGTCGGTCGCCATCAACGACCTCGACGTGGCCGAGCTGACCCCCGAGGACGTCCGCGGGGTGATCGGGCTGGTCGACGACGACCCGCACCTGTTCGACACCACGCTGCGCGGCAACCTGGCGCTGGCCCGCCCCGAGGCGAGCGACGACCAGCTGGTCGCCGCGCTTCGTTCCGCCCGGCTCGGCCCGTGGTACGACGCCCTCCCCGAAGGCCTCGACACCTGGCTCGGCGAGCGGGGCGGGCAGGTCTCCGGCGGGGAACGGCGACGTATCGCCTTGGCCCGGGCGCTGCTTGCCGACCAGCCGGTCCTCGTCCTCGACGAGCCCACCGAGGGCCTGGACGCACCGACCGCGGACGCGGTCATGGCCGACCTGCTGTCGGCCTCGGCCGGGCGCTCCGTCGTGCTGCTCGCCCACCGGCCCGAGGGCCTCGACCTCGTCGACGAGGTGCTCGTCCTACGTGAGGGCCGCCTGTCCCCGCGCGGCCCCGCGAGCGTGTGACAGACTCGGGCCGAATCCAGCCGATCAGGTGACGCGAAGGGACACGCCCATGGCTGAGGACATCGAGGAGATGGGGCCGATCGACTACCTCGTCGTCGAGTACCCCGGCAACAAGATGACGGGAGAGGCGCTGCCGCTGCTCGTCGACCTGGTCGACCGCGGCCTGGTCCGCATCATCGACCTGGAGTTCGTCCGCAAGGACATCGACGGCACGGTCACGGCCCTCGAACTGGCCGACTTCGACGGTGACGGCACGCTGGACCTGGCGGTGTTCGAGGGCGTCTCCTCGCACCTGCTCGACGAGACCGACTTCGCAGAGATAGCGAACGCCCTCGAGCCGAACTCCTCGGCAGCCGTGCTCATCTACGAGAACGTCTGGGCCGGCCCGTTCGCGGCCGCGGTACGTCGCGCCGGGGGTCAGCTCGTCGCGAGCGGCCGGATCCCCGTCCAGGCCCTCATCGCCGCCCTCGACGCCGCCGAGGCGACCGAAGCCACCAGCTGAGCGAACCACACCACGAAGGAGCACGACCCATGCCAGGACTCATCCGAGGCGTCGCACGTACCGCGGTCGTCGCGGGCACCGCGACCGCCGTCTCCAACCGGGTCTCCCGCCGCCAGGCCGGCCGCTGGGCCGAGCAGGAGCAGGAGCAGCAGGCGCAGCAGCAGTACGCGCCGCCGCCGCAGGAGTACGCCCCACCGCCCCAGCAGTACGCGCCCGCGCCCGAGGCGCCGCCGATGGAGGACAAGCTGGCGCAGCTGAAGCAGCTGGGCGAGCTCAAGGACGCCGGCGTGCTGACGGAGGCGGAGTTCGAGGTCCAGAAGAACAAGATCCTCAACGGCTGACCGCTCGAGTGGTGAAGGCCCGCGTGCCTAGTGGTGCACGTGGGCCTTCAACACGATCATGATGATGCCGAAGGCGCCGGCGACGGCTGCGGAGAGCAGCCGTCGGCCCAGCCTCAGGTGCGCGTCGCCGCCCACCCGCCAGCCGGTCCAGCACAGCACCACGGTGCTCGCGACCAGCGCGGTCAAGACAGCCGTGTCCAGTCCCGCGCCGGCCAGCGAGACGACGACAAGCACCCCGAGCGAGACGAACGAGGCGGAGACCAGCTCCCAGCCCCGGGCGAGCTCGCCGGCGACGTCGGCGCGGGTGAGGTCGCGGTGGATCACGATGCGCAGGGCCATGATCCGGGCGTAGCGCTCCGCGGCCCAGTAGATGAGCAGCGTCACGATGACGGAGGCGACCAGCCTCGCCACGGTCTCCCGGGGGGCGACCGCGAGGACGGCGGATCCGACGATCGTGCCGTAGATGGCGCTGGCCGCCCGCCGCTCGCGCTCGAGGTCCACCTCGTCGGTCGCGGGCGCGTCACCGGAATGGGTGTCGCCGGCGTCGGGGCCGAGCGCGCGATCGGTCACCGGGCGATCCTCCCAGGTGGGCAGGCAGGTCGGCGGACGGAGCCGGCGAAGAGCCGCTGCAGTGGGGACCCCACAACGATCCCGCCCGCGGCCTGTTGACCGGCTTGGCCCGCACGAGGCTGCCGCGTGCAGCATGATCGGAGCCTGACCCGCCCGCCGACCCCGACCGAGGAGCCAGCGTGAGCAGCGCCGTAGCCCTTCCCCGCCGCACGTCCTACCTGACCGACCGGTGGTCCTCCTCCGCGGCGGGGACCGTCGCCCTCGTCGTCGGCTTCGCCGCGCTGACCGCCCTGTGCGCGCAGATCTCCTTCCGCCCCTCGGGCTGGGTGGTCCCGATCACCGGCCAGACCTTCGCGGTGCTGCTCACCGGGGCCGCGCTCGGCTCCCTGCGCGGGATCGCGAGCATGACCCTGTACGCCCTCGCGGGCATCGTCGGGCTCCCCGTGTTCGCCCACGGCGCCCACGGCTGGTCACAGCTCGCGGGCGCGACCGGCGGCTACATCGTCGGCTTCATCGTCGCCGCCGGCGTCGTCGGCTGGGCCGCGGAGCGTGGCTGGGACCGCACCCCGCTGAAGGCGTGGCCGCTGTTCCTGCTCGGGGAGGTCATCATCTTCGGGATCGGCGTCCCGTGGCTGAAGTTCGACCTCAACACGACCTGGGCCTGGGCGATTCACTGGGGCTTCGCGGTGTTCATCCCGGGCGAGATCGTCAAGGCGTTCCTGGCGGGGGTCACCCTCCCCGCGGCGTGGCGCCTGCGTCGGCGCCTGGAGGGCTGAGCCCGGCCGAGCGGTTCCACTCCAGGACCGCCGGCGTGCCGTGCTCGTAGCCCAGCCGCGACAACGCGGCGGTGCCCAAGGCCAGCCGGGCGGCGAAGCCGGGCGGCTGGCCCACCCACCGGGCAGCGAGGACGCGCAGGAAGTGGCCGTGGGAGAACAGCAGGACGTCCCCGCGTGCCTCGAGCGCCCGCGCCAGCACGCGGTCGGCGCGCGCCGCCACCTGGGCGAGGGACTCACCGGGCGTGGCCCCGGGCACGACGCCGTCGGAGAAGATCGTCCAGTCGTGCCCGACCTGCGCGCGGATCTGCTCGCTGGTCAGCCCCTCGTAACCGCCGTAGTCCCACTCGACGGCGTCGGGCTCGAGGCGCGGGTCGGCGTACCCGGCCAGCCCGGCGGTCTCTCGCGCACGCTGCAGGGGACTGCTCAGGACGAGTGCGAAGGCACGTCCGGCGAGGAGCGCGCCGGCCGCCGCCGCCTGCTCCCGACCGCGCTCGGTGAGCGGCACGTCGGTCCGGCCGGTGTGGCGGCCCGCCCGGCTCCACGCGGTCTCGCCGTGGCGGAGGAGCACCAGCTCGCGCATGCGCCTCAGCGAACCAGATCGCCGCTCGTGTTTGGACCGCCCCCCGCGGGGGAACCGAGCAGGCGAGGAGGGTGGTCGAGTGAGCGGAGTACCCCAGATCGCGGCCGCACCGCTGCGCCCGGTGCAGGAGGAGTGGGAGTGGCAGGACCGGGCGGCCTGCGCGGCCGGGCCGGGCGAGGTGTTCTTCCCCCCGGACCTCGCGTCCGGACCTCGGGCCTACGCCCGTGAGAGCGTCCACGAGCGCCGGGCGAGGGAGGCTCGCGCCAAGCTCGTGTGCGCCCGGTGCCCCGTGGTCGAGCCCTGCCGAGCGCACGCCCTCGCGGTGCCGGAGCTCGAGGGGGTGTGGGGCGGCCTGACGCCCGAGGAGCGCGCGGCGATCCGCTGATCGCGCGCAGGTCGGGGCCACACTGAAGGCCGACGACCCGCGCGGCCTCAGGGGGCAAGGCATGGAGGAGGGCACCACCGGCCACCCGACCTCGCCTCATGCCCCAGGGCGCACCGGGCATCCCGGTGAGTCACGCCTGCCCGCCGCGGTCGCGATCCTCGTCGCGATCGGGCTGTACGCGGCGCTGCCGAACAAGCTCGTCCTGGGCCCCCGCTACCTCGTCCCCGCCCTCGAGCTCGCCCTCCTCGTGCCGCTGCTGTTGGCGAACCCGGGCCGGATGAACCGGGAGGACCAGTGGCTGCGCCGGACCTCGATCACGCTGGTCCTCGTCATCGCGGCCACGAACACCGCCGCCCTGCTGCTCCTGCTGCACGAACTGGTCACGGCGCCGCGCTCGGGGCACGGGAACGACCTCATCATCGGCGCCGGCCAGGTGTGGGCCACCAACATCGTCATGTACGGGCTGGTGTTCTGGGAGCTCGACCGCGGCGGTCCGGTGGTCCGGACCCAGCACCTGCGCGAGACCCTCCCGGCGGCGGACTTCCGCTTCCCCCAGGACGAGGACGAGGACGCGGTCCGCGAGGTGGCGCGACGGTCCGCGGCGACCTCAGGGTGGGTCGCGACGTTCTACGACTACCTCTACGTGTCCGTGACCAACTCGACCGCGTTCAGCCCCACCGACACGATGCCGTTGTCCGGCCGCGCGAAGCTGCTCATGTCCGCGCAGGGCATCTCGGCGTTGGTGACCATGGTCCTGGTGATCGCGCGCGGCGTGAACCTGCTGAGCTGAGTCAGGAGGAGCGAACATGACCGCCGCCGCGGATCCCGGACCCGTCCTGCGCCGCGCCCACGGGCCGGTCGCCGAGGTGGTCCTGAACCGGCCGTCCGCCCTCAACGCCTTGTCGACGGCGCTGATGCTCGAGCTGACGGCGACCTGCGCGGCCCTCGCCGGCGAGGCCGGCGTGCGCGCCGTGGTCCTGTCCGCGGAGGGGACGCGAGCCTTCTGCGCGGGAGCGGACCTGAAGGAGCGGAACGCCTTCGGCGCCGAGCAGCTGGCCGCCCAGCGCCCGGTGTTCCGGGCGGGGTTCGCGGCGCTGAGGGAGCTGCCGGTCCCGGTCGTCGCCGCCGTCCAGGGCTACGCGCTCGGGGGCGGGCTCGAGCTGGCCCTCTCCTGCGACCTCGTCGTGGTCGAGGACAGCGCCGTGCTCGGCCTCCCCGAGGTGAGCGTCGGGCTGGTCCCGGGCGGTGGCGGGACGCAGCTGCTCAGCCGCCGCGCCGGGCTGGCGGTGGCCCGCGACCTCGTCCTGACCGGCCGGCACGTGCCGGGGCCGGAGGCCGTACGCCTCGGCGTCGCCGACCGCCTCGTGCCCACCGGCGCGGCCCGCGGGGAGGCGCTCGCCCTCGCCGCCACCTGCGCCGCCGGGTCCCCGACAGCGGTGCGTGCGGCCAAGCGGGCCGTCCTCGACGGCTACGAGGTGCCCCTCGCCGCGGGCCTGGACCTGGAGGACGCGGCCTGGCGCACAGCGGCCTTCTCCCCCGACCGGGTGGAGGGGATCGCGGCCTTCAACGAACGCCGCCCCCCGGTCTGGGCCGACCCCGCACGCTGAGCGCCGCTACGCGCTCTCGCGGCGGACCAGCGTCGTCTCCACGACGTCGTAGGGCGCGACGTCGAGCCCGTCGAGACGGTCGAGCAGCATCTTCGCGGTGCGCCGACCGAGCTCGACGATCGGCTGTCGCACCGTGGTCAGCGGGGGCTCGGCGAGCACGGCGTCGGGAGTGTCGTCGAAGCCCACGACCGCGACGTCGCGCGGGACCTTGCGCCCGGACCGGCGCAGGACGCCCATGGCCCCGAGGGCGAGGGCGTCGCTGGCGGCGAACACCGCGTCGAGGTCCGGAGCGGTCTCGAGCAGCCGGGCCATCGCCGCCGCCCCGGCGGGGCGGGAGAAGTCCGTGGCGACGACGACCAGCCCGCGGTCGACCGGCAGCCCGGCACCGCGCAGGGCTTTGCGGTAGCCGTCGAGCCGGTCCTTCGCCGCCGTCATATCGCGCGGCCCGGCGATGGTCGCGATCCGGCGCCGGCCGGTCCCGAGCAGCAGCTCGGTGGCCGTCCGCGACCCGCCGAGGTTGTCGGCGTCGACGTAGTGCAGCGGGGACGCGGCGTCGTACGGGCGTCCCGCGAGCACCACGGGGATGCCCAGCCCCTCCAAGCGCGCCGGCAGCGGGTCCGCGCCGTGCAGCGACACGATCATCAGCCCGTCCACGTGGTGGCCCGCGGCGAACTGCTCGACCTGCGACCGCTCGGTGTCGTCGGCGGCGAAGGTCACCACGAGCTGACGGCCGCGCGCGGACACCTCGGCGTGCGCGCCCCGGAGGAGGATGCCGAAGTACGGGTCGCCGAACAGCCGCTCGCCGGACTCGGAGACCATGAAGGCGACGGAGTCGGTGCGGCGGGTGACGAGAGTGCGCGCCGCTCGGTTGGGCAGGTAGTGCAGCTGCTCCGCCGCGCGAAGGACCGCCTCCTGGGCGGCCGGGCTGACCCGCGGCGACCCCGTCAGGACACGGCTGGCGGTCGCGCGGGACACCCCGGCGAGCGCCGCCACGACCTCGAGGGTCGGCGCCCGCCCGGCCTCGCTCACCGTGGTCATCGACCCCCACACCTCTCGAGGCCTCGGTCCCGTCGGGCTCACTGTAGGGCCTCATCGGCCGGCCCCTCGTGTCGGCGGCGGCCCGGACCGGCCCGCCCGAGGCCCGCTGGCCGCTCAAGACGTCCCCCGGACGGCCGATACACCACCAGGGGCCATCCGCGCCCGCCCTGGCCCCGCGTCCGAGGAGAGGGCACACGGTTCGCATGGTCAGCCTTCGGCCGACGCCACGTCGCCTGGCGATCGCGTCAGCGTCGCTGGGGGCGCTGCTGCTGGCCGCCTCCTGCTCGTGGGCCTACCTGCTGCACAGCTCGAGCTCCCAGGACCGCAACGAGGCCACCCAACAGACCCTCACCCTCAGCAACGACGTGTCGTCGAGCTCGACGTCGATCATCAAGCAGGACTCGGACCTGCTTCGTACCCTGTCGCGCGAGCAGAGCTTCGCCCGCTGGCTCGCCCTGCCGGGGACCGACGCGGAGAAGCTGAGCGACGCCACCGGCGAGGCCTACCTCGACATGGCGGACATCCGCCAGAGCTTCGTGGACTACGCCCGGCTGTTCCCCGCCGCCTTCGAGACCCTCGAGTTCATCGACGCCTCGACCATGACGCCGGTCGCGATGTTCGACGACGGGGCGTACGTGCCCCCGACGCGCCTGCCGCACACCGTCGACGACGCGCAGCGCTCGTGGATCGTGCAGGCGTCGCAGCTGTCGACCGGACAGACGCTGGTCACGCAGCCCTACATCGACGGCGACGGGGACGGGGAGCACCTGATCAGCCTCGCCGGCCCGCTGCTCCAGGCCGGGTCCCACGGTGTCGTCGTGACCACGCTGAACGTGAGCCGCCTGCAGGAGGCCATGGTCTCGGTCCCCGGGTCGGCCGGGCACGCGGTCGGGCTCGTCGACCGAACCGACGCCAGCGTGCTCGCCACCGGCAGCGACGAGTACGCCGTCTCGCCCGCGGTCGCTCGGGACGCCGTGCAACGGATGAAGCTCGCGCACGGATCAGTCTCGTTCGAGCGCGACGGCCGCATCGTCGCGGCGGTGCCCGCCAGCGCGGCCAGCGCCGGCGGGCTGGACGTCGGCTGGCTCGGCGTGGTGACGGAGACCCCGCTCCCGGCAGCGGGCGTGTCCTCGATGCTCTCGCCCGGCGTGGTGTCCCTGATCCTGCTGGGTCTCGCGCTGCTCGCGCTGGCCCTCGTGCTCCAGCTCCGGCAGCGCCGCGCGAGCGAGGCGCGGGCCGCGCAGGTACGCGCCGAGCGCGACCGCTTCGCCAGCGGGATGGTCGAGCTGACCGACGCGTTGGCCAGGACCTCCACGGGCGACCTCGCGACCCGGCTCAACGTCGAGCTGGGCGACGAGGCGATGACCGGGCTCGCGGCGTCCTTCGACCAGACCCTCGGCGCGCTGCGGGACCTGGTCTCGCAGGCGCAGACGAACAGTCGGCTGCTCAACGCCGCAGCCACGGAGCTTCGCGCGACCTCGACCCAGCAGGCGACCTCGGCGAACCAGCAGTCCGCCGTCGTCACCGAGACGACCGCGACGATCGAGGAGCTGGCGGCCACCGCGGTGCAGATCGCGGAGAACTCCGAGGCCGTCGCCATCGTGGCCGAGCAGACCCTCGCGACGACGATGGAGGGCCGGCAGGCGGTGGAGGAGTCGGTGGCCGCCATCGAGTCGGTCAACGGCCAGGTGGCGTTCATCGCCCAGGCGTGCGAGGGGCTCGGCGAGAAGATCGCCGAGATCGGCGGCATCCTCGCGATCATCGACGAGCTGTCCGACCAGACCAACCTGCTCGCGCTCAACGCCGCCATCGAGGCGGCCCGAGCCGGCGAGCACGGCCGCGGGTTCGCGGTGGTGGCCAGCGAGATCCGCCGGCTCGCGGAACGCTCCCAGGAGTCGACCGTCCGCATCCAGAGCATCATCACCGAGATCTCGGCCCGCGCCCGCCAGACGGTCGACGCCTCCTCGCAGGGCTCGTACGCCGTCCGAGCGGTCGCCCAGCAGGCCCGTGCGGCGGCCGACTCCCTCGAGCGAATCGCCTCCCTCGTCGACACCACGACCTCGGCCGCGCGCGAGATCTCGGCGGCGACCGGGCAGCAGCGCTCCGCGAGCGAGCAGGTCGTCCAGGCGATGGCCGAGGTGAACGCGAGCGCGCGCCAGTTCGCCGCCGGCGCCAAGCAGTCCGCGTCCAGCGCCGAGGAGATCGCCGACCTCGCGGTGCGCACCGAGCTGTCGATCAGCCACTTCGTGACTGAGGACGCCGACTAGGACGTGCTGCTGTCGTGCTCGGCCAGCTGGGCGAGGTAGGCGTTGTACGCCTCGAGGCGGCTGTTGTCGCCCGCGTCGATGCGGCGGTCGGCGTGCCTCGCCTCCCGCTCGTCGGATCGGACCCACTGCACGAAGATCACGCCGAGCACGAGGATCGAGGGGATCTCGCCGAACCCCCACGCGATACCCCCACCCAGCTGCTGGTCCGCGAGGCGGTCGCCGACCCACGACAGCCGCAGCTGGGAGTACCAGTCGCCGGCGATGACGGTCTTGGTGCTCATCAAGACGATGCCGAAGAAGGCGTGCAGCGGCAGAGAGGCGAACAGCAGCAGCATGCGCGCCGGGGGCGACAGCCGGCGCGGCATCGGGTCGATCCCGAGGACGCACCAGAAGAACAGGCAGCCCGCGAGAACGAAGTGCAGGTGGAGAACCAGATGGGCGACGTGGCTGCGCTGGCTCATCTCGAACAGGGGCGAGAAGTACAGCCCATAGAGCGAGACGACGTAGATGGCCAGTGCGACGAGCGGGTGGGAGATCACGCGGAACCAGTGGCTGTGCAGCATGGCCAGCAGCCACTCCCGGGGTCCCCACGCCTCCCCCGCCCGTGCGGCCGGCAGTGCCCGCAGGGCCAGGGTGATCGGGGCTCCCAGGGCCAGGAAGATCGGAGCGACCATGGTCAGCGTCATGTGCTGGATCATGTGCACGCTGAACATGGCCCGCCCGTAGGTCCCCACGCCGCTGCACAGCACGACGAGGATGAGCAGCAGCCCGAAGCAGAACGACAGCGTCCGCCCGACGCCCCACCGCACGCCCCCTCGACGCAGCCGTAGGACGCCGTCGAGGTAGAGGAAGGCGAACGTCGCCAGCGTGCCGATGACGAGGAGGTCCGGACGCCAAAGGGTGAGCAGCCGGTGGAAGGTCAGCGGCGGTACGTCGTACCCGAGGATGCCGGCCGCATAAGTGGCCGGGACCCCCCCGTTGCGCGGCACCGGGGTCGGGGTCCGCGACATCGCCACCGCGAGACCGACCGTGGCCGCCATGAGCGTCACCTCGAAGGCGGCGACCCGGTGAAACGAGGCCCGCAACGCCCGCTGGTCCACGCCCGGATCGTGGAGGCGAGCGATGAGGATCCGACGCGTCCACCAAGCGAAGGTGCCGAGCACGACGAGGGCGGCGACCTTGCCGAGGACCATCAGGCCATAGGCGGAGTCGACCAGCCCCTGCCACGAGCCGACGCGTATCCAGGCGCTGGCGATGCCGGAAGCGCCGACGGCGACCAAGCACCACAGGGCGAGCGGGCTGTAGCGGGGGAGGGCGAACACGAGCGCGCCGCCCGATCGGGCTGAGACAACGAGGAGCGCGGCCAGGGAGCCGACCCAGAGAGAGACAGCGAGGACGTGGGCCACCAGGCTCGACACGGCGATGTCGTGGCTGCCGGCAAGGACCGAGTGGCCGTTGAAGGCCGGTGGCACGACACCGATGACCGCGACGAGGAGCAGCACAAGCCCCCCGCGGACGCCGAGCACAAGAGGGGCGCTGGCTGCGACCACG containing:
- the cydD gene encoding thiol reductant ABC exporter subunit CydD, whose product is MKPLDPRLLAHTRASRHHLVAASAITVATAVLLVVQAFAVADVVVRGFQDGATLGAVRTPLLVIAVVVLLRASLAWAGEVASHRAAASVKSQLRRDLLAHVVGLGPDWLSGRRTGELATLATRGTDALDGYFSRYLPALASAAVIPPLMVLVILSQDLWSGLIVVLTLPLIPVFAALIGRATERRAQRSWRAMATLAGHFLDVVDGLPTLLVFRRAKAQVRTIREVTDENRVATMATLRLAFLSSAVLEFIATISVALVAVSCGLRLVDGRLDLRTALVVIMLTPEAYWPLRQAGAQFHASADGLAVADQVFAVLERPLPVPASAQQVRLDGATICVEGLIVSYDRARPALGPLDLTVGPGEFVGVAGPSGCGKSTLFSVLLGFVPPTAGRVLVVPAHGAGVDLTDVDPRHWRAQVSWLPQSPWFARASIAENVRLSDPDAGDDAVRDALERAQAWEFVARLPEGADTVIGEGGYGLSAGQRQRLALARAFLRDAPLVLLDEPTGHLDPESEALVDEAVRTLARGRTLLVSAHRPSLLADADRVVRLDAPLLAEPVR
- the cydC gene encoding thiol reductant ABC exporter subunit CydC, with amino-acid sequence MRHDAADVARLAAAGRPARTRLGLGALAGAGALLAGIGLTATAAWLIARASQRPQMVELSLAVVAVRFFGVTRPVLRYVERLVSHDAAFRVLADVRSRVYSRLVLRPPARLGTRRRGELLSGVASDVDAVEDLHLGVLEPAAVAGVVSAGVVVFMTWLLPSAGLALLAALLVAGVAAPWAAARAARHASAVVAPRRAELSATVVDLLRGAPDLVALGAAERWLAEADALDEQLTTASRRSAWATGLGTGLAALAAGGAVLASAVLGVSAVSGGQLAGLALAVVVLVPLAAFESLVPLPRAAVMYDGIRQAARRLFAVVDDPAAYPEPESPRPLPDGPYALRLTDVRARWNPDGPLVLDGVDLDLPPGRRVAITGASGSGKSTIAALLLRFLPAESGSVAINDLDVAELTPEDVRGVIGLVDDDPHLFDTTLRGNLALARPEASDDQLVAALRSARLGPWYDALPEGLDTWLGERGGQVSGGERRRIALARALLADQPVLVLDEPTEGLDAPTADAVMADLLSASAGRSVVLLAHRPEGLDLVDEVLVLREGRLSPRGPASV
- a CDS encoding DUF6325 family protein, giving the protein MAEDIEEMGPIDYLVVEYPGNKMTGEALPLLVDLVDRGLVRIIDLEFVRKDIDGTVTALELADFDGDGTLDLAVFEGVSSHLLDETDFAEIANALEPNSSAAVLIYENVWAGPFAAAVRRAGGQLVASGRIPVQALIAALDAAEATEATS
- a CDS encoding DUF1269 domain-containing protein, with protein sequence MATLTVWRFPTPTGAEDAEYTLDQLQRQQLISVHDAAIVSFPLGATKPTTKQLNSLTGAAALGGAFWGLLFGLIFFVPLLGVAIGAGLGALAGSLTDVGIDDDFIALVRTQITPGTSALFALTSDAVVDRVREAFAGQEMELISTNLSKEQEDRLREVFGLQ
- a CDS encoding SHOCT domain-containing protein translates to MPGLIRGVARTAVVAGTATAVSNRVSRRQAGRWAEQEQEQQAQQQYAPPPQEYAPPPQQYAPAPEAPPMEDKLAQLKQLGELKDAGVLTEAEFEVQKNKILNG
- a CDS encoding biotin transporter BioY — encoded protein: MSSAVALPRRTSYLTDRWSSSAAGTVALVVGFAALTALCAQISFRPSGWVVPITGQTFAVLLTGAALGSLRGIASMTLYALAGIVGLPVFAHGAHGWSQLAGATGGYIVGFIVAAGVVGWAAERGWDRTPLKAWPLFLLGEVIIFGIGVPWLKFDLNTTWAWAIHWGFAVFIPGEIVKAFLAGVTLPAAWRLRRRLEG